The following coding sequences lie in one Arachis ipaensis cultivar K30076 chromosome B05, Araip1.1, whole genome shotgun sequence genomic window:
- the LOC107641954 gene encoding myosin-11-like isoform X1 gives MCRLVQKINVSIGQDPESKCLIGVLDIYGFESFKNNSFEQFCINFTNEKLQQHFNQHVFKMEQERYTKEGIDWSYLEFVDNQDVLDLIEKKPGGIIALLDEACMFPKSTHETFATKLYQTFKDHKRFIKPKLARSDFTVVHYAGEVQYQSEQFLDKNKDYVVPEHQDMLSTSR, from the exons ATGTGCAGGTTAGTCCAAAAAATCAATGTCTCAATTGGGCAAGACCCAGAGTCAAAATGTCTCATTGGTGTTCTTGACATATATGGCTTTGAAAGCTTTAAGAATAACAG TTTTGAGCAGTTTTGTattaatttcacaaatgaaaagcTGCAGCAACATTTCAACCAG CATGTGTTTAAGATGGAACAAGAGAGATATACAAAAGAAGGGATTGACTGGAGCTACTTAGAATTTGTGGATAATCAAGATGTACTTGATCTAATTGAAAAG AAACCAGGTGGAATCATTGCTCTTCTTGATGAAGCTTG TATGTTTCCCAAGTCGACCCATGAGACATTTGCAACAAAGCTTTATCAGACATTCAAAGATCACAAACGCTTCATAAAGCCAAAACTGGCACGGTCAGACTTCACTGTTGTACATTATGCAGGCGAG GTCCAATATCAGTCTGAGCAGTTTCTTGACAAAAACAAAGACTACGTTGTTCCTGAACATCAAGACATGCTAAGTACTTCGAGATGA
- the LOC107641954 gene encoding myosin-11-like isoform X2 yields the protein MCRLVQKINVSIGQDPESKCLIGVLDIYGFESFKNNSFEQFCINFTNEKLQQHFNQHVFKMEQERYTKEGIDWSYLEFVDNQDVLDLIEKKPGGIIALLDEACYEKVSSLFLSLSLSHVNSCNSCVLHINALHSCFLFTNANKVYIDSLTGGPICCYKCK from the exons ATGTGCAGGTTAGTCCAAAAAATCAATGTCTCAATTGGGCAAGACCCAGAGTCAAAATGTCTCATTGGTGTTCTTGACATATATGGCTTTGAAAGCTTTAAGAATAACAG TTTTGAGCAGTTTTGTattaatttcacaaatgaaaagcTGCAGCAACATTTCAACCAG CATGTGTTTAAGATGGAACAAGAGAGATATACAAAAGAAGGGATTGACTGGAGCTACTTAGAATTTGTGGATAATCAAGATGTACTTGATCTAATTGAAAAG AAACCAGGTGGAATCATTGCTCTTCTTGATGAAGCTTGCTATGAAAAAGTTTCttcactctttctctctctctctctctctcatgtgAATTCATGTAACTCTTGTGTACTACACATAAATGCACTGCATTCTTGTTTTCTGTTTACAAATGCAAATAAAGTGTATATAGATTCACTTACAGGTGGACCAATATGCTGTTACAAATGCAAATAG